One window of Sphingobacteriales bacterium genomic DNA carries:
- a CDS encoding T9SS type A sorting domain-containing protein — protein sequence MVRFTVSLVLFFSFNLITAQISWAPYTGNPVIGEGFAGSSDVFYSPMVLSDSGTYHMWFTTKQGSTSERIAYATSLDGMNWALVDSTVLEPSSNPNRFDSQKLGQCWVIKENDTLRMWYWGDGPNIGNIGYAWSLDGIIWNKTDGSGTDQSIFDRNMDGSGALAVSTPCVLKDGATYHMWYVRTHVVGVQVIRTLAHATSPNGIDWTNIPGPGPNGTIMSMGSPGDFDEGTQAFPVVIKQGNEYWMWYSGGNATGNIRIGFAKSTDGQTWTKIPGIAGNGAVLSNMPDQILGGTVLDEETTLKMYYSINNQPDILLAVSEIISSIESTSETKPEFYPNPFGNQLMIRFSTGESVTFSLYNFLGQQVIQQTFTNSTLIHTEQLVNGIYFYELKNDKGVSKTGIVVKQ from the coding sequence ATGGTCAGGTTTACAGTTTCTTTGGTTCTTTTTTTCTCTTTCAATCTAATCACAGCTCAGATTAGCTGGGCACCTTATACAGGCAATCCCGTAATAGGCGAAGGATTTGCCGGCAGTTCCGATGTTTTTTACTCTCCCATGGTTTTGTCAGATAGCGGCACTTATCACATGTGGTTTACCACTAAGCAAGGCAGCACCTCCGAGCGTATTGCCTATGCCACCTCACTGGATGGCATGAACTGGGCACTTGTAGATTCTACGGTATTAGAACCATCTTCTAACCCCAACCGGTTTGACTCTCAAAAACTGGGGCAGTGCTGGGTGATTAAAGAAAATGATACCCTGCGGATGTGGTACTGGGGTGATGGCCCAAACATAGGCAATATAGGGTATGCCTGGTCTTTGGACGGAATAATATGGAACAAAACAGACGGATCGGGAACTGACCAAAGTATTTTCGACAGAAACATGGACGGTTCCGGTGCGCTGGCTGTATCAACCCCATGTGTGCTCAAAGACGGAGCAACCTACCACATGTGGTATGTTCGTACACATGTGGTTGGGGTGCAGGTAATAAGAACCCTGGCACATGCCACCTCCCCAAACGGAATTGACTGGACTAACATTCCGGGTCCCGGTCCCAACGGAACAATCATGTCTATGGGCTCTCCCGGGGATTTTGACGAAGGGACACAAGCGTTTCCGGTTGTCATCAAACAAGGAAATGAATATTGGATGTGGTATTCCGGTGGTAACGCTACCGGCAATATTCGAATTGGTTTCGCCAAATCTACCGATGGGCAAACGTGGACGAAGATTCCGGGTATTGCGGGTAACGGAGCAGTGCTGAGCAATATGCCTGACCAAATTCTGGGCGGTACGGTACTTGATGAAGAGACAACACTTAAAATGTATTATAGCATCAATAATCAGCCCGATATTCTGCTGGCTGTTTCTGAAATTATTAGTAGCATTGAGTCCACATCTGAAACAAAGCCGGAGTTTTATCCAAATCCATTTGGCAATCAGCTAATGATTCGGTTTTCAACCGGAGAATCAGTAACTTTTTCTCTATACAACTTTCTCGGGCAACAGGTAATACAACAAACATTCACAAACTCTACACTTATTCATACAGAACAACTCGTAAATGGCATTTACTTTTATGAGTTAAAGAACGATAAAGGAGTAAGTAAAACTGGAATTGTGGTGAAGCAATGA
- the gcvP gene encoding aminomethyl-transferring glycine dehydrogenase, producing the protein MTIERNPSNEFLQRHIGPRPADVREMLDFMELQSLAQLIDQTIPKDIRYDRELSLGEPMTEFAYLQYISGIAAKNKIWKTYIGMGFYNTIVPAVIQRNIFENPGWYTQYTPYQSEIAQGRLEALLNYQTMVSELTAMPVANASLLDEATAAAEAMQMLHRVKNKRPGQNFNTFLVSDTCLPVTIDVLRTRAIPLGIEIKIQPHREFEFKGNVFGCLLQYPAHDGEVHSFADLTKTAHESEVYVAVVSDLMSLTLLTPPGQWGADVVVGNSQRFGVPLGYGGPHAAFFAAREEFVRQIPGRIIGVSVDRSGKQAFRMTLQTREQHIKRDKATSNICTAQALLSIMAGMYAVYHGPEGLKRIAGRIHHLCVLLEDSLQKLGYRQLNRYYFDTLLLDLSQHESTSGLRVRRVAESEQVNFRYFDNQPDLIGISLDESTNLEDIQQIVRIFAEAINEKTPDLAMFDGKINAVKLPETLKRNDEFMSHPVFSSYHSETRMMRYIKKLESRDLSLTRSMIPLGSCTMKLNAAAQLMPVSFPQFSKMHPFVPKDQAAGYHQLFAELEQALCEITGFAGCSLQPNSGAQGEYAGLMTIRGYHLSMGNNHRNITLIPSSAHGTNPASAVMAGMDVVVVKCDDQGNIDLEDLQQKAAQHANNLSSLMVTYPSTHGVFEEGIRQACQIIHQYGGQVYMDGANMNAQVGFTSPAMIGADVCHLNLHKTFSIPHGGGGPGMGPICVAKHLVPYLPKHRYLNNETQTPETVLTSAPWGSASILLISHAYIKLLGRDGVKYATAIAILNANYIKHRLSQHFDVLYVGQNGRVAHELIVDLREFKRSVGIEAEDVAKRLMDYGFHAPTVSFPVPGTIMIEPTESEDKEELDRFCDALIAIRNEIAEIENGIADTEDNVLKNAPHTIHEITADYWPHNYTRQKAAYPLPYLHDNKFWTLVARIDNTYGDRHLVCTCPPLEAYSD; encoded by the coding sequence ATGACAATTGAACGGAACCCATCGAACGAATTTTTACAAAGACATATCGGACCCCGACCGGCAGATGTCAGGGAGATGCTCGACTTCATGGAACTTCAATCTCTGGCACAATTGATAGATCAAACTATACCCAAAGACATTCGTTATGATCGAGAACTGAGCCTCGGAGAACCTATGACCGAATTTGCCTATTTACAATACATTTCAGGAATAGCTGCCAAAAATAAAATCTGGAAAACATATATTGGCATGGGTTTTTATAACACCATTGTGCCGGCCGTTATTCAGCGGAATATTTTTGAAAATCCGGGATGGTACACTCAATATACACCCTATCAATCTGAAATAGCGCAAGGAAGGTTAGAGGCTTTGCTCAATTATCAGACTATGGTATCCGAACTTACGGCAATGCCCGTAGCCAATGCTTCTTTGTTAGACGAAGCGACGGCTGCCGCTGAGGCGATGCAAATGCTGCATCGGGTTAAAAACAAACGCCCGGGACAAAACTTCAATACTTTTTTGGTCTCCGATACCTGTCTTCCTGTAACTATTGATGTGTTGAGAACCCGCGCCATTCCTTTGGGAATAGAAATTAAAATACAACCACACCGCGAGTTTGAGTTTAAGGGGAATGTGTTCGGATGCCTGTTGCAATATCCTGCGCATGACGGAGAGGTTCACTCATTTGCAGATTTGACCAAAACAGCTCACGAATCTGAAGTATATGTAGCCGTTGTTTCCGATTTGATGAGTCTGACCCTGTTAACTCCTCCCGGACAATGGGGAGCAGATGTAGTTGTTGGCAATAGTCAGCGTTTTGGCGTTCCTTTGGGTTACGGAGGTCCTCACGCCGCGTTCTTTGCCGCTCGTGAAGAGTTTGTAAGGCAAATACCCGGCCGTATCATCGGAGTATCGGTTGACCGGAGCGGTAAACAGGCTTTCAGAATGACTTTGCAAACCCGCGAACAACATATTAAAAGGGATAAAGCTACCTCTAATATTTGTACGGCTCAGGCATTACTTTCTATTATGGCAGGAATGTATGCGGTTTATCACGGACCTGAAGGGTTAAAACGAATTGCAGGACGCATCCATCATTTATGTGTCTTGTTGGAGGATTCGCTGCAAAAACTTGGTTATAGGCAGTTGAACCGTTATTATTTCGACACACTACTGCTCGACCTCAGCCAACATGAAAGTACTTCGGGGTTGCGGGTTCGCAGGGTTGCCGAATCTGAGCAGGTCAATTTCCGTTATTTTGACAACCAACCCGATCTAATCGGAATCAGTCTTGACGAATCTACGAATTTAGAGGATATCCAGCAAATTGTGCGGATTTTTGCAGAGGCTATCAATGAAAAAACACCGGATTTGGCAATGTTTGATGGGAAAATAAATGCAGTTAAACTGCCCGAAACGTTGAAAAGAAACGATGAATTTATGAGTCATCCGGTTTTTAGCAGTTATCATTCTGAAACGAGGATGATGCGATATATCAAAAAATTAGAAAGCCGCGATTTATCGCTGACCCGTTCAATGATACCATTGGGTTCATGTACCATGAAACTAAATGCTGCTGCCCAACTGATGCCGGTAAGTTTTCCGCAGTTCAGCAAAATGCACCCGTTTGTTCCCAAAGATCAGGCAGCCGGTTATCATCAGTTATTTGCAGAACTTGAACAAGCATTGTGTGAGATTACGGGTTTTGCAGGCTGTTCTCTGCAACCTAATTCGGGCGCACAAGGTGAATATGCAGGGCTTATGACTATTCGAGGCTATCATCTGAGCATGGGTAACAATCATAGAAACATCACCCTGATACCTTCTTCGGCTCATGGAACAAATCCTGCAAGTGCGGTAATGGCAGGTATGGATGTAGTGGTGGTAAAATGCGATGATCAAGGTAATATTGACCTGGAAGACCTTCAACAAAAAGCTGCGCAACATGCGAATAATTTATCTTCTCTGATGGTTACTTATCCATCTACTCATGGCGTATTTGAAGAAGGAATCAGACAGGCTTGTCAGATTATTCACCAATATGGGGGGCAGGTTTATATGGATGGTGCCAATATGAATGCACAAGTAGGTTTCACAAGTCCCGCCATGATCGGTGCCGATGTTTGTCATTTAAACTTGCACAAAACTTTTAGTATTCCACATGGGGGAGGAGGACCGGGAATGGGCCCTATATGTGTAGCAAAACACCTTGTCCCCTACCTCCCCAAGCATCGCTACCTGAACAATGAAACCCAAACACCTGAAACTGTTTTAACCTCTGCCCCTTGGGGAAGCGCGAGCATTTTGCTGATTTCCCATGCCTATATCAAATTGTTAGGCAGGGATGGGGTTAAATACGCAACCGCTATCGCCATTCTCAATGCCAATTATATTAAACACCGGTTAAGTCAGCATTTCGATGTGCTTTATGTAGGTCAAAACGGAAGAGTTGCCCATGAACTCATTGTTGACCTCCGCGAATTTAAACGAAGCGTCGGCATAGAAGCTGAAGACGTAGCCAAAAGGTTAATGGATTACGGATTTCATGCCCCTACCGTTTCGTTTCCGGTACCCGGCACCATTATGATTGAACCAACCGAAAGCGAGGACAAAGAAGAACTCGACCGTTTTTGCGATGCCTTGATTGCCATCCGGAACGAAATTGCTGAAATTGAAAACGGAATTGCTGACACTGAGGACAATGTTCTAAAAAATGCACCGCATACCATTCACGAAATTACCGCCGATTATTGGCCACACAACTATACCCGTCAAAAAGCAGCCTATCCCCTGCCCTATCTGCATGACAATAAGTTTTGGACATTGGTAGCACGCATAGATAACACTTACGGAGACAGGCATTTAGTTTGTACTTGTCCTCCCTTAGAAGCTTATTCAGATTGA